The proteins below are encoded in one region of Spirochaetota bacterium:
- a CDS encoding porin family protein: MLNKKILLLVTAFSLIAMPLWARQGSSQLSGNFYFGISSADCTAWTGSTLGLYLGNDPTLWNNPTNEIGPAGGIGFGYRYFINDNVAIATGLAAVYKSFSVEYPANTAYDDITIEIGTTYIIIPAGVRAYFEYFYIGGGFYYGMAGDAEAQITYTTMYGTQTIKDTLNFDDDFGLYIDLGLDIPLSQQLSLDLGIRYERGLTAVYEEEYDLITDVMTRAVLFNAGICVLL; encoded by the coding sequence ATGCTAAACAAAAAGATTTTACTTTTAGTAACCGCCTTCTCTTTGATTGCCATGCCATTGTGGGCACGACAGGGGAGTTCCCAGTTAAGTGGAAATTTTTATTTTGGCATATCCAGTGCAGACTGTACAGCATGGACAGGTAGTACATTAGGCTTATATCTTGGTAACGATCCAACATTATGGAACAACCCCACTAATGAAATTGGGCCTGCTGGTGGTATAGGCTTTGGCTATCGCTATTTTATCAATGACAATGTTGCAATTGCAACCGGCCTTGCTGCTGTGTATAAAAGCTTTAGTGTTGAGTACCCTGCCAATACAGCGTATGATGATATAACAATAGAAATTGGTACCACTTACATCATTATACCAGCAGGGGTAAGAGCGTATTTTGAATACTTCTATATTGGTGGTGGTTTTTATTATGGAATGGCTGGTGATGCCGAGGCACAAATTACCTACACTACTATGTATGGCACACAAACCATCAAAGACACCCTTAATTTTGATGATGATTTTGGGCTATATATAGATCTTGGATTAGATATTCCACTGAGCCAGCAACTTAGTTTAGATTTAGGTATAAGGTATGAGCGGGGTTTGACAGCAGTGTATGAAGAAGAATATGATCTTATAACAGATGTAATGACAAGAGCAGTGCTGTTCAATGCTGGTATATGTGTGTTACTATAA